A genome region from Bacillota bacterium includes the following:
- a CDS encoding HD domain-containing protein encodes MAGRDARSNWNSQEQALLDEALLLAVRAHRGQKDKGGAPYILHPLRVMLSLGEPSEMVAAVLHDAIEDGNVSAEQLRGKGFPEEVVRALDALTRRPGEDYGEYLVRVKANPLALRVKVADLRDNLDESRIPDRTEEDLRRWEKYRRALQELEC; translated from the coding sequence GTGGCGGGTCGGGATGCGCGTAGCAATTGGAACAGCCAAGAGCAGGCGCTGCTCGACGAAGCGCTGCTCCTCGCCGTCAGGGCCCACCGGGGGCAGAAGGACAAGGGTGGTGCGCCATACATCCTTCACCCCTTGCGGGTGATGCTGTCGCTGGGCGAGCCGTCGGAAATGGTCGCGGCTGTGCTCCACGATGCGATTGAGGATGGAAACGTGAGCGCCGAACAACTGAGAGGTAAGGGCTTTCCTGAGGAGGTCGTACGTGCTCTGGATGCGCTGACGCGGCGGCCCGGGGAGGATTACGGGGAGTATCTGGTCCGGGTGAAGGCGAACCCTCTGGCCCTCCGGGTGAAGGTGGCCGACCTGCGGGACAACCTCGACGAGTCCCGCATCCCGGACCGTACAGAGGAGGACCTCCGGCGCTGGGAGAAGTACCGGCGGGCGCTGCAGGAGCTAGAATGCTGA